The sequence CCCGGCCCCGGACCCAGGGACCGTCGACGAGGAGCGCCGCGCCCGAGGACGGGGTACCGGGGTAGAGCCTGAACACGGACGAGCATGCGCCGATCCTGACGAAAATTTCAGGAAGAGTTCAGGAAAGTCCGAGTGGCCCGATGGTTCTCTCGGCGTAGTATCTGATGGTGAGCTTCCCGTGCGCATCCTCGTCGTCGAAGACGAAGCCAAGGTAGCAGGGGCTCTGCAGGAAGGCCTCGAGGCGGAACACTACGAGGTCGTCGTCTCGGCAACGGGCGAGGACGGCTTCTTTCGTGTGAACGCCGAGACATTCGATCTGATCGTGCTCGACCTGATGCTTCCCGGCCGCGACGGCATCGAGATCCTGTCGACCCTGCGGAGACGCGGCCTCGGCACGCCGGTTCTCATCCTGACGGCCAGGGATGCGGTCGAGGACCGGGTGCTCGGGCTCGACAGCGGTGCGGACGACTACCTCGTGAAGCCGTTTGCCTTTCCGGAACTTCTGGCCCGCATCCGTGCCCTCGTGCGCCGCGGTCGGCCCGATCAAATCTTGCGCTTGAAGGCGGCCGACCTCGAGATGGATCTGATCAGCCGACGGGTGACGAGGGGAAGCAGGTCGATCGACCTCACGTCCCGCGAGTTCGAGCTCCTGGAGTACCTGCTGCGTCATCATCAGCAGCTCGTATCGCGGGAGATGCTCGCCCGCGATGTCTGGAAGGAGCCTTCCCGGGCCACGCCCCTCGACAACGTGATCGATGTGCACATCGCCCGTCTGCGGAAGAAGGTCGATCAGGACGTACCGACGAAGCTCATCCACACGGTGCGCGGCGTCGGGTTCGTCCTGCGCGAGGGCGAGCCATGAAGAGCTGGTGGCGCCATCGGAGCATCCGCGTCCGCCTCACGCTCTGGTACGCTGCGGTCCTGAGCGCGGTGCTGGCCCTGTACGCGGGTGGCGTGTTTGCCTTCCTGCGGCACAGCCTCTCCGAAGACCTGGATGGCGGACTCCGTGACGACCACGAGGTTGCGGAGCAGATGCTCGAGCGGACGCCCGCTGGCGGGATCAGCTGGAGAGCCGAGCCGGAGGACGATGGCGACGATGCGGTCGCCGGCCGCTGGCTCGAGGTCCGGAGCCCCGATGGTACGCTGCTGTATGCGAGGCCGTCCGGGGTCCCGGCCGAGCTCCCCGTCAGGCGTCTGAGCGGGCCGTACACCGTCGACGGCCTGCCCGTTGTGATTCAGGTGGCTCGCTCGGAAGAGCCACTCCGTCGGGAGTTGCGCGAGCTCCTCATGATCATGGGTGCGGGGCTTCCCCTCGCGGTCGCGATCGCGGGGATGGGCGGCTACTTCCTCGCGCGACGGGCGCTCGCCCCCGTGAGCCGCATGGCCGACCGCGCACGGACGATCACGGCCGAGCGACTCGGGGAGCGGCTTCCGGTGGAGAATCCGGAGGACGAGCTAGGGCAGCTGGCCGCTGTGTTCAACGATGCGTTCGCCCGGCTCGAGCGGTCTTTTGATCAGCTGCGCCGCTTCACGGCGGATGCCTCGCACGAGCTGCGGACGCCGCTCACGGCGATGCGGAGTGTCGGCGAGGTCGGCCTGCGGGAGCATCGCGGTGCAGCGGCGTATCGCGAGATCATCGGCAGCATGCTCGAGGAGACGGACCGGCTCGGACGGCTGGTGGAAGGGCTTCTCACGCTCTCTCGCGCCGGCGGGGGCAACGTGTTGCTCAAGCGCGAGGGGGTCGATCTCGCCGAGCTGGCCCGTGACGTGGCGGCGCACCTCGGTGTGCTGGCCGAGGAAAAGCGGCAGTCG comes from Deltaproteobacteria bacterium and encodes:
- a CDS encoding HAMP domain-containing protein, giving the protein MKSWWRHRSIRVRLTLWYAAVLSAVLALYAGGVFAFLRHSLSEDLDGGLRDDHEVAEQMLERTPAGGISWRAEPEDDGDDAVAGRWLEVRSPDGTLLYARPSGVPAELPVRRLSGPYTVDGLPVVIQVARSEEPLRRELRELLMIMGAGLPLAVAIAGMGGYFLARRALAPVSRMADRARTITAERLGERLPVENPEDELGQLAAVFNDAFARLERSFDQLRRFTADASHELRTPLTAMRSVGEVGLREHRGAAAYREIIGSMLEETDRLGRLVEGLLTLSRAGGGNVLLKREGVDLAELARDVAAHLGVLAEEKRQSFAVEASGPVPAWVDRVVIRQALINLVDNAVKYTPPGGSVRIVVRDGAPGPTIEVADTGSGIPPEHRDRVFDRFYRIDKARSRDLGGAGLGLAIAR
- a CDS encoding response regulator transcription factor; protein product: MRILVVEDEAKVAGALQEGLEAEHYEVVVSATGEDGFFRVNAETFDLIVLDLMLPGRDGIEILSTLRRRGLGTPVLILTARDAVEDRVLGLDSGADDYLVKPFAFPELLARIRALVRRGRPDQILRLKAADLEMDLISRRVTRGSRSIDLTSREFELLEYLLRHHQQLVSREMLARDVWKEPSRATPLDNVIDVHIARLRKKVDQDVPTKLIHTVRGVGFVLREGEP